In Mercurialis annua linkage group LG5, ddMerAnnu1.2, whole genome shotgun sequence, a single genomic region encodes these proteins:
- the LOC126681901 gene encoding uncharacterized protein LOC126681901 — MNDPYSNTYNPGWHNHPSFSWRDGNNAKPQGPPGYQQNRPAPPPPQQEKKPSLKDMMAQFMANQDGHNKKMVQRISQIENAHQSSIHNVERQLRQLARKIAEREQGKFPSNTETNLKEGAMAISLRSGKEVDNSPKEKNKDNHIVIEEEEADKNMEEEITVEKYPPTVKAYVPPIPYSQRQRKRINELHFQKFLDIFKKIQINIPFAEALAQMPSYAKFLKEIVSNKNKLEEYSMVALTEEYSAILQKKLPPKIMDPGSFSIPCASINLMPLSLVRKLGITKMKPITVSLQLADRSVKRPLGIMEDLVVKVGKIYLPADFLVLDMNGGVDLSIILDRPFLATGRVLIDMQSGKLTFRVGEDIEEFNIIKSLKNYEFVDSCNSVDIIDKIV; from the exons ATGAATGATCCTTACTCAAATACATATAATCCAGGGTGGCACAATCATCCAAGTTTTTCATGGAGAGATGGAAACAACGCTAAACCGCAAGGACCACCTGGATATCAACAAAATAGACCTGCACCTCCACCCCCACAACAAGAAAAGAAACCATCTCTCAAAGATATGATGGCACAATTTATGGCAAATCAAGATGGCCATAATAAGAAGATGGTACAGCGAATAAGCCAAATCGAGAATGCGCATCAATCTTCGATCCATAATGTGGAACGTCAACTTAGGCAATTAGCAAGAAAGATAGCTGAAAGAGAGCAAGGAAAATTTCCAAGCAACACCGAGACCAATCTTAAGGAAGGAGCTATGGCTATCTCTTTAAGGAGTGGTAAAGAAGTTGACAACTCaccaaaagagaaaaataaggaTAACCACATTGTGATTGAGGAGGAGGAGGCCGATAAAAATATGGAGGAGGAAATTACTGTGGAAAAATATCCACCAACAGTCAAGGCATACGTTCCTCCGATACCATACTCTCAGCGACAAAGGAAGAGGATAAACGAGCTACATTTTCAGAAGTTTCTTGATATTTTcaagaaaattcaaatcaatattCCATTCGCCGAGGCATTGGCACAAATGCCCTCGTACGCAAAGTTCTTGAAGGAGATTGTCTCTAACAAGAACAAATTGGAGGAATATTCAATGGTGGCTCTGACTGAGGAGTACAGTGCAATACTGCAAAAGAAACTACCACCAAAGATAatggatccagggagtttttctattcCCT GCGCTAGCATCAATCTGATGCCACTATCTTTGGTACGGAAGTTGGGGATTACTAAAATGAAACCTATTACGGTTTCATTACAGTTGGCAGACAGATCAGTAAAGAGACCACTTGGCATAATGGAGGATTTAGTGGTAAAAGTTGGTAAAATCTATTTACCTGCTGATTTTTTGGTCCTTGATATGAATGGTGGTGTGGATTTATCCATTATTCTAGACAGGCCATTTTTGGCTACAGGACGAGTGTTGATAGATATGCAAAGCGGAAAATTGACATTTAGGGTGGGTGAGGACATAGAAGAATTCAACATCATTAAATCCCTAAAGAATTATGAATTTGTTGACTCATGTAACAGTGTTGATATAATCGATAAGATTGTGTAA